In the Nocardioides marmotae genome, ACACCGGCGAGTTCTACTTCCTGGAGATGAACACCCGGCTCCAGGTCGAGCACCCGGTCACCGAGGCGATCACCGGCGGGCTCGACCTGGTCGAGCTCCAGCTGCGCGTCGCCGCGGGCGAGCCGCTCGGGATCGCCCAGGACGAGCTGTGGATCACCGGCCACGCGATCGAGGCGCGGGTCTACGCCGAGGACGCCTTCGGCGGCTTCCTGCCCCAGGCCGGGCGCGCCGAGATCGTCCGCTGGCCGAGCGGGCCGGGCATCCGCGTCGACCACGCCCTCGAGGACGGCCAGGTCGTCTCCACCTCCTATGACCCCATGCTCGGCAAGGTCATCGCCCACGGCCCCGACCGCGAGTCCGCCCGACGGGCGCTGCTCCGCGCGCTCGACGAGACCGCGGTCACCGGCCTGACCACCAACACCGGCTTCCTGCGCGCGCTGGTCGCCGGCGAGGAGTTCCGCGACGCCACCATCGACACCGCCTGGCTGGACCGCCACGAGGTGCCGGCGCCCGGCCCGGACGAGGCCCGGCTCTTCGCCGCCTGGACCTCGGCGTTCCTCCTCGCCCCCGGGGTCGGCAGCGCGCCGCACCCCTTCCAGGCCGACGGCTGGCGGCTCTCCGGCCCGCCCGCGCCGGTCCTCGTCGAGCTCGACCGCCCGGTCGTGGTGACCGAGGCCCGCCTCGGGGTCCCCGGCACCGTCGACGGGGTCCCGGTCACCGCGGTCTCCGCGGCCCGCCACGTCGTCGTCCTCGAGATCGAGGGCCGCCGCCGCCGCGCGGTCGTCGACGCCCGCGCCCACACCGTCGAGGTGGTGCTCGACGGCCAGCGCCACGTCTTCACCAAGCCCGACGTGCTTGCCGACACCGGCCCCGCGGCCGGCGACGGCACCGTCGTCGCCCCGATGCCCGGCACGGTCCTCGACGTACGCGTCGAGGTCGGCCACCGGGTCGCGGCCGGGGACGTGCTCGGCGCGCTCGAGGCGATGAAGATGGAGTTCGCCCTCACCGCGCCGTACGACGGCACGGTCACCGCGGTCGAGGCCGTGACGGGCGCGCAGGTGGCGCTGGGGGCGCGCCTGTTCGAGGTGACGGGTACCGAGCAGGCATGAGCACCTCGTCCACCGGCCCCGGCCAGCTCCCCGCCGCCGTCACCGTCTACGAGGTCGGCCCCCGCGACGGGCTGCAGAACGAGGCGGCGCTGGTGCCCACCGAGGTCAAGGCGGCCTTCGTCGAGCGGCTCCTGGCCGCCGGCCTGCCCGTGGTGGAGGCGACCAGCTTCGTCCACCCCCGCTGGGTGCCGCAGCTCGCCGACGCCGCCGAGCTGCTCGGCCTGCTCGAGGAGCGGCTCGGCGACCGCGCCCGCGACCTGCCGGTGCTGGTCCCCAACGACCGCGGCCTGGACCGGGCCCTGGAGCTGGGCTGCCGCCACGTCGCGATCTTCGGCTCGGCCACCGAGACCTTCGCCCAGCGCAACCTCAACCGCTCCTTCGAGGAGCAGTTCGCGATGTTCGAGCCGACCGTGCGGCGCGCCCGCGACGCCGGCATGGAGGTCCGCGCCTACCTCTCGATGTGCTTCGGCGACCCGTGGGAGGGCGACGTCGCCGTCGACCGGGTCGTCGCGGCGGGCCGGCGGCTGCTCGACCTCGGCGCCGGGCAGCTCAGCCTCGGCGACACCATCGGGGTCGGCACGGCCGGCCGGGTCGGTGAGCTGGTGGCGGCGTTCGGCGCGGCCGGCGTCGGGCCCGAGCGGCTCGCGATGCACTTCCACGACACCTACGGCCAGGCGCTGGCCAACACCTACGCCGCGCTCCAGGCCGGCATCGCCACCTTCGACGCCAGCGCCGGCGGCCTGGGCGGCTGCCCGTACGCCGAGAGCGCCACCGGCAACCTGGCCACCGAGGACCTGCTGTGGATGCTGCGGGGGCTGGGCATCGAGACCGGCGTCGACCTGGACGCGGTCGTCGCCACCAGCGCCGAGATGGCGCGGCAGCTCGGGCGGCCCAGCCCGTCGGCGGTCGTGCGCGCCCTGGCAGGATCGGGGTCGTGAGCACCCGCCGCGTCTACCTCCACGTCGGGGCGCCGAAGACCGGCACCACCTACGTCCAGGACCGGCTGACCCTCAACGCCCGGACGCTGGCCAAGCACGGTGTCCACGTGCCGACCGGGTCGCCCCTGGTGACCCCGGCGCTCTTCCACTTCCGTGCCGCGCTCGACCTGCTCGACCAGGACTGGGGCGGCCCGCCCGGCCACGCCGAGGGCGCCTGGGACGCGCTGGTGCGCAAGGTCCGCCGTACCTCGGGCACCGTCGTGGTCAGCCACGAGATCCTCGCCCCCGCGAACCGGGCGCAGGTCGCCCGCGCCAAGCGCGACCTCGGCGGCCCCGGCACCGAGCTGCACGTCGTCTACAGCGCCCGCGACCTCGCCCGCCAGGTCCCGGCCGCGTGGCAGGAGAGCATCAAGCAGGGCCGCAAGTGGACCTACCGCCGCTTCCTCGCCCGCACCCGCGAGGGCCGGCCGTGGTTCTCCCGCGCCTTCGACCTGCCCACCGTGCTGGGCACCTGGGCCGCCGACCTGCCGCCCGAGCAGGTCCACCTGGTCACCGTGCCGCCGCGCCGGGTCGTCCGCGCGAGCAGCGACGAGCTGTGGCTGCGCTTCTGCCGGGCGCTGGGCATCGACCCGGCCTGGGCTCCGCGCGACAGCGACCGGACCAACCAGTCCCTCGGGATCACCGAGACCCAGGTGATCCGCCGGCTCAACCGGCGCATGGACCGCGCGACGCGGCGCGAGGCGGCCTACGACGAGCTGATCCGCGAGATGCTCGCCCAGGGCGAGCTCGTCGACCGGACCTCGGCGCCGGTCCGGCTGCCCCCCGAGATGTACCCCTGGGCCGAGGAGCAGGCGCAGCGCTGGATCGACTGGGCCGAGGGGTCGGGCATCGACGTGGTCGGCGACCTCGAGGAGCTGCGGCCCGGCCCGCCCCCGACCGAGCCGTGGCAGGACCCCGACCGGGTCCCGCCCAAGCAGCAGCTCGTCGTCGCCCTCGACGCCCTCGGCGCGATGACCCGCGAGGCCGCGCGCCGCAACGACCCCGAGCAGGCGCCGCTGCGCAAGGCCCGCGCTCAGCTCGACCGGCTGCGGCGGCAGTGACGTCCGGGACCTCGGGCGAGCGACGCGCCTGGGGGTGGGTCGCCTCCCTGCGCGAGGGCGGCACGACGCCGTGGGCGGCCTGGACCGGCGAGGCCGAGGCCCGCGGCCGGGTGCTCCCCGGCGCCCAGCAGCTGGAGCTGCTGCGCCGGGTCAACCTGGCCGGCCGCCCCACCCCCGAGCTGGTACGTCGCGTGCTGAGCGCGAGCGCGCCCGGTCGCGGCCGCCCCGACCTCGAGCTCGTCGGCGCCGTGGACCCCGGCCCGTTCGGCCCCCGGCCGGTCGACCCCGCCGACCTGCCCGACGACGAGCTGGTCCGCGTGGCCACCTCGGTGCTGGCCGACGACCTGGTGGCCACCGCGCTGCCGGACCTCCCGACCGCGCGGCGGCCCTGGCGCCGGCGCTTCCGCCTGGTCGGCGACCCCTGGCTGGCCGACGCGGCCCGCGCCGAGCTGCGCCGCCGCGGCCGCGCCCCCGGCGGCCGCGGCGCGCTCGCGCTGGTGCTGGCCACCGACCTCGCCACGATGCTCACCCACGCCTGGGCCCACCGGGTCCTCGGCGAGGGCGCGCCGCCGTGGCGCGACTGGCTCGGCGACGCCGTCGCGCGCGACCGGGTGCCGCCGCGGGTCGACGTGCTCGCCACGCTCCGCACGTGGGAGGAGCGGGGCGGGCGCGAGCGGGTCCGCCTGGTCCTCGACCCGGCCGCGCTGCCCCGGCTCACCGGCACCCGAACGCCGCTGGCCCCCGCGCCCGTGCTGCCCGCCGACGGTGTCGAGCTGGCGCGACGGACCGCCCCGGTGCTCGGCCTGCTCGTGCGGCCCGAGCGGCGCGCGCGGGTGCTCCGCGAGGTGCTCGTCCCGCGGCTGGTCGCCCTCGGCGGCCCGCCCCTCGTCGTACCTCCCGAGCACCGGGGGTGGGCGGACGAGCAGGCGGGGCGGGTGCACGCGGCCGTCCTCGCCGCTGGCTACCCTGTCGTCGGCGATCCCGGCCAGCTGCTGCCTCGGGAGGCCGCGGGGGCGCTGGAGCCGTCCGAGCACGGCGTGCTGGACCTCGCCGTGCGCCTGCTCCTCGCGGGCCCGGCCGAGACCCCGCTCGGGACCGCCAACGAGACCGCCACCACCACCGCCACCACGACCGAGACCGCCAGCGACGGGGGGAACGAGGACCGATGAGCGCCAAGGTGCTCCTCCACGTCGGCACCCCGAAGACCGGCACGTCCTACCTCCAGGACGTGCTGTTCCGCAACCAACGGGTGCTCGCCCAGCACGGCATCCTCTACCCCGCCGACCGCTTCGACGCCCACTTCCTGGCCGCGCTGGACCTGATGCGCCTGCCCTGGGGCGGCCTGGAGACCGAGGCCGTGGGGGCGTGGGACCGGCTCGCCGAGCGGGTGCGGGAGCACCGCGGCACCGCGATCATCAGCCACGAGATCCTCGCCACCGCGTCCCGCTCCCAGGTCGGGCGGGCGCTGGAGTCGCTCGGGCACGGCGCGGGCACCGAGGTCCACCTCGTGCTCTCGGTGCGCGACCTGGTCCGCCAGATCCCCGCGGAGTGGCAGGAGAACGTCAAGCACCGCAGCACCGTCAGCTACGCGGCGTTCCTCGACCAGGTCCGCGACCCCGCCCGGGAGAGCCGGATCGCCACGTGGTTCTGGGGCGTGCAGGAGATCCCCGACATCCTCGACCGCTGGGGCCACGACCTGCCCCCGGAGCAGGTGCACCTGGTGACGGTGCCGCCGCCGGGCGGCCCGCCGGAGCTGCTGTGGCAGCGGTTCAGCCGCACCTTCGGCCTCGACGACGTCGACCTCGACCTCCACGCGGAGCGCTCCAACCCCTCCCTGGGCGTCCCGGAGACCGCGCTGCTGCGGCGGATCAACCTGGCGGTCAACAAGGTCGTCGAGCCCGCCCAGTACCGCCCGCTGGTGCGCGAGCTGCTCGCCCACCAGACCCTCTCCCGGCGCACCCGCTCCCCGCGCCTGGCGCTCCCGCCCGACGTGCACCCCTGGGCCCAGCAGCTCGCGACCTCGTGGGCCGACGAGGTCTCCCGGCGCGGGTACGACGTCGTCGGCGACCTCCACGACCTGACCGGCGCCCCGCCGCTCTCGCGCTGGTCCGACCCCGACCGGCCCGCGGAGAAGCAGGTGGCCGGCGCCGCCGTCGAGGCGATCCGCGCGCTGCTGCTGGAGAACGTCCGCCTGCGCGAGGAGGAGGCGCGGCTGCACGGCGAGCTCGAGGAGAGCCGCCGGGCGCTGGAGCGCTCCTACCTGCGGCCCTCCTACCGGCTGCGCGAGAAGGTCGTCCGCCGCCTCCAGGGCGGCCGCGTCGGGCGCGGCGCGCTCGCGGTCTACCGCCGGGTGCGGGGCAGGAGCTCGCGGTCGGCGTAGCGGCCGACCCGCCAGGTGGCGTACCCGTCGGCGCCCATGCCGACGATCCCGCCGACCACCGGCACCCGCCGACCGACCGTGGTCGCGATCCGCTTGCCGGCGACCTTGGTGATCAGCTCCGAGGCGACCTCCGCGGAGACGATCGCGTCGAGGTCGGGGTCGTGCGCCGGCGCGGTGGCCAGCGCCATCGGCGGGGCCGGCAGCTTGCGCTTCTTGACCAGCTCGTCGACCTTGTCCTCGCCGAGCAGCGTCACCAGGACGGCATTGCGCACGCGCGGGTCCTCGAGGTCGTAGCCGCGCAGGTGGGCGATGCCGGCGATCATCCGGCACTGGATGAGCGCCTGGCCGGTGATGTTGGCCGGGATCGTCACCGCGGCGGTGACCAGCCCGCCGACGTTGGTGGTGAACCCGCTGGCGCCGGAGTACCGCACGTGGTTCTCGATCACCTCGTGCACGGCCCGGCCGACGTCGCCGCGCTGCTCGGAGAGCTGCTTCTCGGCCGCGGCGGCGGCCGCCGGGAGCGGCCCGACGCCCTGGATCGCGCGGTGCAGCGCCTCGCGGACGAACGAGGTGGTCAGGCCCGGCGCGAGCTGGGCGATCCGGGGGGCGAGCTGCCTGCCGAGGTGGCCGGTGACGCTGCGCTTGACGCTCATGGCGTCATCGTAGGGAGGGGTCGCTAACGTCGGCGCGTGCCCGAGCCCGCACGCCCGCCCGTCGAGCCCGTCGAGCCCCCGCCCTCCGCCTGGGCGTTCGGCGACCCGGCGCTGTACGACGCCGACGACGACCTGGTCGCGATCGGCGCCGACCTCGCGCCCGGGACGCTGCTCTCGGCCTACCGGAACGGGCTGTTCCCCATGCCCTCGGGCACGCCCGGGGACCCGGTGTACTGGTTCAGCCCGGTGCACCGCGGGGTGCTGCCGCTCGACGGGCTCGTGGTCTCCCGGTCGCTGCGCCGGGCCTGCCGCGACTACGAGATCCGGGTCGACACCGCCTTCGCCGAGGTCGTCGACGCCTGCGGCGATCCCACCCGGCCGCAGGGCTGGATCGATGCCGACATCCGGGCGGCGTACCTGCGCCTGCACGAGCTCGGCTGGGCGCACTCGGTCGAGGCGTGGCGCGACGGCGAGCTGCTCGGCGGGTTGTACGGCGTCGCGATCGGCGGGCTGTTCGCGGGGGAGTCGATGTTCCACCGGGCGCGGGACGCCTCCAAGGTCGCGCTCGTCGGGCTGGTCGAGCGGCTCCGCGACGACCACGCCGCCGACCGGCTGCTCGACGTGCAGTGGTCGACCCCGCACCTGGCCTCCCTCGGCGTGGTCGAGGTGCCCCGGGCGACGTACCTGGCCCGGCTGCGCCGCGCCCTGCGCCTGCCGCTGCCGGCGGGCCTGGCCCGGGGCGCGGTCCCGGGCGCGGTCCCGGGCGCCGACCCGGGCGCCGACCCGGGGCGGGCGATCGGCGAGGAGTGAAGCGTGCCAGGCTGGGCAGGGTGAGCCAGCGCCGTCAGGCCGACCGGCCCGCCGCCGCACCAGACACCGAACC is a window encoding:
- a CDS encoding acetyl/propionyl/methylcrotonyl-CoA carboxylase subunit alpha, whose protein sequence is MNIRTLMVANRGEIALRVFRTAARLGIRTVAIHTDAEMSGGASAPHVLAADDAVRVGSYLDVEEVVAAAVRVGADAVHPGYGFLSERSAFAAALEAAGITLVGPSAQVMEQMGRKDLARDLAVTAGVPVVPAYGLDDDPADLTYPVLVKAAAGGGGKGMRVVRSAAELPEARAAAAREAASAFGDDTLLVERYVERGRHIEVQVLGDTHGNVVHLFERDCSTQRRHQKVLEEAPAPTIDAGLRHRITSAAVALAEQVGYVGAGTVEFLLDADTGEFYFLEMNTRLQVEHPVTEAITGGLDLVELQLRVAAGEPLGIAQDELWITGHAIEARVYAEDAFGGFLPQAGRAEIVRWPSGPGIRVDHALEDGQVVSTSYDPMLGKVIAHGPDRESARRALLRALDETAVTGLTTNTGFLRALVAGEEFRDATIDTAWLDRHEVPAPGPDEARLFAAWTSAFLLAPGVGSAPHPFQADGWRLSGPPAPVLVELDRPVVVTEARLGVPGTVDGVPVTAVSAARHVVVLEIEGRRRRAVVDARAHTVEVVLDGQRHVFTKPDVLADTGPAAGDGTVVAPMPGTVLDVRVEVGHRVAAGDVLGALEAMKMEFALTAPYDGTVTAVEAVTGAQVALGARLFEVTGTEQA
- a CDS encoding hydroxymethylglutaryl-CoA lyase; protein product: MSTSSTGPGQLPAAVTVYEVGPRDGLQNEAALVPTEVKAAFVERLLAAGLPVVEATSFVHPRWVPQLADAAELLGLLEERLGDRARDLPVLVPNDRGLDRALELGCRHVAIFGSATETFAQRNLNRSFEEQFAMFEPTVRRARDAGMEVRAYLSMCFGDPWEGDVAVDRVVAAGRRLLDLGAGQLSLGDTIGVGTAGRVGELVAAFGAAGVGPERLAMHFHDTYGQALANTYAALQAGIATFDASAGGLGGCPYAESATGNLATEDLLWMLRGLGIETGVDLDAVVATSAEMARQLGRPSPSAVVRALAGSGS
- a CDS encoding EcsC family protein; the protein is MSVKRSVTGHLGRQLAPRIAQLAPGLTTSFVREALHRAIQGVGPLPAAAAAAEKQLSEQRGDVGRAVHEVIENHVRYSGASGFTTNVGGLVTAAVTIPANITGQALIQCRMIAGIAHLRGYDLEDPRVRNAVLVTLLGEDKVDELVKKRKLPAPPMALATAPAHDPDLDAIVSAEVASELITKVAGKRIATTVGRRVPVVGGIVGMGADGYATWRVGRYADRELLPRTRR
- the aat gene encoding leucyl/phenylalanyl-tRNA--protein transferase codes for the protein MPEPARPPVEPVEPPPSAWAFGDPALYDADDDLVAIGADLAPGTLLSAYRNGLFPMPSGTPGDPVYWFSPVHRGVLPLDGLVVSRSLRRACRDYEIRVDTAFAEVVDACGDPTRPQGWIDADIRAAYLRLHELGWAHSVEAWRDGELLGGLYGVAIGGLFAGESMFHRARDASKVALVGLVERLRDDHAADRLLDVQWSTPHLASLGVVEVPRATYLARLRRALRLPLPAGLARGAVPGAVPGADPGADPGRAIGEE